A stretch of DNA from Vulpes lagopus strain Blue_001 chromosome 12, ASM1834538v1, whole genome shotgun sequence:
TAATCCCCCACACGACGGCACTTCTGGGTCAAAGTCCTTACAGCAGCCATCAGCCCGCGGAAGCTACCACCCCCCAAAATGCTCTGCCCCGTGGACAAAGCCTGGAGAGCACCCAGAGCCCCTCATCCGGGACGCCCTGCCCCAGGCTGCTTCTAGAGCTGCACCCCCGTCCTGGCCCATGGAGGCCGCACCCCTGCAGGCCCCGGCTCCCACGCTCACGCCAGGCCTGCGTGTCGACCTGCAGAGCACGACAAGGGTGCCCCCCTCCCTGACCCCACCATCTCTCTGAGTTCCTGCAGGGGCAGCCTTACTACCTCCGCACCCCCTTCCGCCGAGAGGACACACAGAGGATCTCGTCCAATCCAAAGCCCCACAGAGGTCCCGGGGGGCCGGGCGACAAAAGCCTGCTCTTTATCATGACCCACAAGCTCCACCTCTCGAAGGTCTGCGCTCAGGGTCACAGCAAGTGAGATTCTCCAGAAAGAACGAGCCCACCCCAGGCTCTGTCTCATCCATCACAGACGCACCTCTCTTCCCAGCCCCATGGCACTGTGCCGTCTCCACTGTCGCTGGTGGCCCAGGACCCGCAGCCGGGAGCCGAACCTCCAGTGAGTGGGGATGGCACCCCCTCATTCCCATGGGACTCCTGCCCTGGGGCCACCTCCCCACAGCCTGGCACTGTCCCCTGGGCTTGGAGCATGGCAGACGGAGGCTGCGGCCACGTGTTCCTGGGGCGCAGGACTGGGGGACGGCTTGTGTGCAAGTTGGCAGCACAGACACGCCCCGGCCGGCGAAAGTAAGCAAAGCAGGCCTGCTGTTTTTGCACAGGAGTTTTGGGGGGCTCTGGTGACGAGCACGAGCCCCGGTGGACACCGGGGGCAACGGCCAAGTCTGGGGGCAGGATGCTCTCCGGGGCGCCGAGTGCTCAGACTTGCCCAGCCCGTCTGTGAAGGGCTGATGGTGgctttggggtggggaggtgctgCCTAACGATGGGGGTCCTCCGTGTGCACCAGGTGCCTCCCCGGGGCTCTCACGGGCCCAGCTGGGTGTGCACGGTTCCTGCCTGAACGTGGCCCCTTCCAAGACTCCCTGCGCGGTGGGGCCTGTAGATGCTGCAGCTGGGACTCCTGCCTCACCTGAGGGAAGGTCTCGGGGCACGTCCCCCAAGTTCTAGTTAAAGAGAAACAGGACAGCCCCCGGTGTGGGTGGGGTGAGACAGGCGACTCCCCTGCAGCCCCATCTGTGGCCTAGACGGTGACAGGCCAGGCCCCCCTCGTGCAAGCTCACGGCGCTCCCTGGCTCGGGCCCTGAGGACACCCTGAGGACACGGAGCATCTTTGGCAGGTCCGGTGCTAGAACAGGCAGGAGGGGCCTGGGCCGCCCAGGCCGGGCAGGACACACCGGCAGAAAGTGACGGGCCAGACGCAGCAGGGCTGGGGCGCAGGCGGGAGCTGCCGGGAGGGGTCCTGCGGTGGGGGTGCCCCTGGGGGTCGGGTACCTGCGGCCTCCTGGATGAAGGCGGGGTTGCGCTTGAGGATGAGCACGGAAGACGAGGAGCCGTGGCCACACAGGTGGAGCAGGATCTTCAGCACCTGCGGGGCGGGCAGGTGGGGCGGCCGGCTCGcaccccgccgcgccccgccgcacCCCGCCGCCCGCCCGTGGGAGCTGGGCCTGCCCTGCCGCGAggaggggccgcggggccgcgcggGGACTCACCTTGAGCTTCACGCGGCCGGAGCCGCTGTGCAGCCGGGTCAGAAGGTACTCGAGGAGGCACTGGCTGCTGCCCGGGGACTCGTGGGAGATGCCTGCGCGGCCGTGGTTAGGGAAGGGCTGAGCGCGGtcggccgcgcccccgccccgggccccgccccgggccccgccccccgccccgccccgggccccgccccgccccgcccgaggGCGAGCGGCCGGCACGAAGGATACGGGCGATCTCCTCGAACAGGTAACCCGGACACGGGGCGTCGTCATCCGACGTTCCCTTCAGGAGGAGCGGGAGCTGGAGAGGAAACAGGGCCCGGCCCGCGAGGCGTGAgcgccgcggggagggggccgagGGCGACGGCAAGACGCCCGGCGCGGGCTGAGCGGCCGCCCGCACTCACCCGGTGCAGGAAGCTCAGCCGGTCCCGCAGCGCCGGCGTGGCCGCCATCATGCCGGGCACCTTCCGGCCCCGCCCGCCGTCGCGGCCCCCCTCCAATCCCCGCGCGCGCCGGGCCCAGCTGGCCAATCGCTCGTGCGGGGCGGGCACACCACGTGAGCCTGAACCAATCCGAAGTCCCGGGTCAAAGACAGACAAACGCGCCAGCCACTTGCAGTGCTCCCGGAGCCGGGTCGCCGTTCCGGAAGAGGGGCGGGGCTAGCGGTGGGGCGGGGCTGAGGCCCGGCCAATCAGGGGGCGCACGGAACGCTGGGCGCCGGAAGAGGGCGGGCGCAAGATGGCGGCGCCCACGGGTGCTGGGAGGAGCCGCTCATGTCCGGGAACGGAGCGGTGTGGGGGCGCGTGCGGGGCCGCCTCCGCGCCTTCCCCGGGCGCCTAGCGGCCTGCGGGGCCGAGGTGAGGAGCCGCCGGGCGGGGCTGGGCCCTCGGGACAGGCGGGGCCCGCACGGGCGGGGCGGTGGCCGGCGGGCGCGGAGGCCGTCGCGATCCCGGCGCGTCCCGCCCGCCCTCCAGGCCGCGGCCTACGGCAGGTGCGTGCAGGCGTCCACGGCCCCGGGCGGCCGCCTGGCGAAGGACCTCTGTGCGCCGGAGTTCGAGGCTCTGCGGCGCTGCTTCGCCGCCGCGGTAGGTGGGCGCCCCCGGGGgacactggggcgggggggcggggcccgggcgccgcCCGACCCCCGACGCCCCCCCGGGCGAAGGGCAAGCAGGAGGCCGCTCCCGGGAAGGGCAGCCCCGAGCGGCGCTCGCCGGCCGTCTGGCCCCCGCGGGGCTGCTGCTCCGGGGCCGGGACTCAGCCGCGCCGCGTCACGGCCCTTCTGCTGCCGACGCGCAGCCTGCGGAGGTCTGTGGCCGCCTGCCCTGCCCCAAAGCGGAGTCACGGGTCGCGGGGAGCCACGGGGTTGGCCGCGCTCCAGGAACCCGGCGCCCGAGGagggggccctgggctgggccgggATGCCCGCGACCCCCTGTGCCCCGGAGCTGCTGGTGCAGAGAACCCGACGCGGACGGGGCGGTTGAGCTCGGCGGCCTCCGGGACCTCAGGCCGTCCGTCCCCCGACGTCCCGGGATCATCCCGCGCGGGCAGCTGTGCCTTGGCCGCTTGTCCGGGAGAGGACAGTGCGAGGCTCCCTCCCCGGGTCGCTCGGGCCTGGTCCTGCCGCCAGCcagtccccccccgcccccctgccgcCAGCCagtcccccccctccccgtcgCCAGCCTCGCATAGGACGTGGGCCTGCAGCCGGGCACACCTGTCCCCTGCGCTTCCTCCCCGGTTCTGCAGTCTTCCCCGGGGGACTCTCCGCTCTGGGGCTGCGGCTTGGAAGAAGCTCCGTGGAAGGACCAAACACGTTCCCTACACACAGGTCTCTCCGTGGCACCTTTTGTGGTGAGGGCCCACCTGTTCCAGGCACCTGTATGCTCCTTTGCCGTGGTCGCCTACAGACGCTCCCACGGGGCGCCCTAAGCTCGGGGGCTCTTTCCCATGCCTCCATCACGGAAGATGACCCCGCTGCGAGCTGGGGGACCTGACGTTCAGGACGAGGGTGCTTGAGTGTCACCACGAGGAAATGCACCGATGAGCGCCTTTTTGCCCAGTCTGCTGCAGTCCCCAGCCCTGCACAGAGCTGCCCgaggaggcagagagggtgctgggtcCCATCCAGCTCCGTGCCAGGGAGCCCTGTCTCTGGGCAAGTGTTTGGGGCTTCACCTCAGCGTTCTCTGTAAGGAGCTCCCGCCGCCTCGTGAGCACTGAGCACGCTGTGTTGGGgggccctgcatggggcctgatCCAGGGCGGCCTGGCTTGGGGGCCTTGGCCCGCGGCAGCTCCAAGCACCTGAGCCTCCAGCCACGTGGCCATGCCCGCGCCCGCAGCAGGGCTCTCTGGAAGATGTTTGCTGCCGGACGGCGTTTGGTGGGACGGTTTTCTTGTTTTATGGTCTCTTCTAACTTAACCTGTTCACaccaaattctttattttctaggcCAAAAAGACCCTGAGGGGAGGCCTTTAGGATGGATGAGCGAGCACTGCGCTTGTTTGCTGCCCCAGGGAGCAGAGCCGGGCGCCTGGTGCTGACGGCCGCCAAGGGCAAACCTCCAAAACGTCTGACACTTTTAGAGCTAGAAGGACTGCAGGCGCGTCGGGGAAGTGGTGGGCGAGCGCGCGTGGGTTTTTCTGCCTCGTGTGTGAGGCTTTGGGTTAGAGTAAGATGCTGAAGCGATAATAAAGACCACGTGAGAGCTGTCCTGTTGGACGGGGCTGTGGGAACACGCTGCTCAGGAGTCTCACTTTCTCAAGAATTCTTACCCAAAATACCTTATTTGAGCCTAACGGAGCCGCCAGATGTAGCTGCCAGTTTACAGGACGTGCCAAAGATAACAGCACAGCCACACCAGAGAAGGGAAGCCGCCTCCTGTGGGTTTCTGAGAGGTGCCCTCGAGGGAGGGTTGGGCTTAGGAACCCCGGGCAGTGCGGGGTGCCTGCCTTTCTGAGGCCCCCCAGGGTCAGAGCCCAAGCCCTCCTGGCTTTTCTTGCCCTGCCCCTGACCTGGGAATGAAAGTAGGGGTGGCCCCGCCCCTGAATGCCTGGCACAGGGCCGGAGCGCCACCTGCTGGATGCCTGGGGACTGTGCTCCAGGAGCCCCTCCTGAGGCATGGAGGTCACCCTGCCCTTGGGCACCACCCAGCCCCTGGCTTGCTggagccaggcatccctgacacCCTGACGCCGGGCTTCTCTGGCCCCTCACGCTCTCCACTCCGACCTCTGCAGcttcttgtgaggagcctgcaAGACGCGTTCCACAGGCGTCGTCCTGTGTGTCCCTCCTCTTCGGGCTACACACCAAACTCCCAAGTTTCTTGGCCTTTGTCAGTTCTCTGGCATCCCCAAACTCACTCCATCCTCAAGACCGTGTTTATTGGGGGAAATACAAGAGAACTGGTGTCTGGATGCAGCCGTTCCTGGAGCTGCATCGTCACATAGAACCCTTCGTCCTCAGGCAGCATCTGAACTCAGGGCTTGTGTGCACCAGGTTTCCATCCTTACTCCTACCCGGCCCTCTGGGCTTGGTGGCCCTGCCCTAGAAAGGGAATCCTCACGAGATCCTACCCCAGTCGCCTGGGGCAGCTCCTACGAGGACGGTCACTCACTGATGGCCCTGCTTGCTGCTGCTCTGGCTGGACCACTCACTGCACCTGCTGGTCTTGACACCAGTCTTCTGTGGTCACAAAGCAGAccacagcccccagcccctgccagctCCCTGTGGTTCTGGCAAGGAGCCTCACCCACAGGTCCCGGTTCTTCCCTGAGGGACTTCGGGCTGGGGAGGCCGGGAGAGCATGAATGGTAGGGAGACcccaagggtgggggggggggcacagggacTGGGTCCCTGCTCTAAGGAAATGACCTCCTGTGGCAGGAGAAAGGCCTTACCTCCAGGAAGACATAAAACTTGGGTTGAGGTAAGACGTCCAGGTAAATACACCCGGGAATAGAATCCCACCCTGAAAACATACGAACACAGAGTTCCGACCTCAGGGCAGCCTCCAGAAGGGGTTTTCCCACTGAGCGGGGTTTGTCTAGGATAGTTATTAAGCGAAGGCCAGGAAGCAAGGAAGCACCCCAAGACTCACCCCCTTCCTCAGGGGCTCCCTGCCAGCGCTGGTGCCCGGCCTCAGGAGGAACTACTCAGGTCTAGTCCTCAGGCTGCCCGAGAACACGGGAACCACAACAAACAGGATTTCAAAGGCGCAGGGGCAGGACGACACCGgaagccagggctggggctgccgAGCCGCGGTGGTCTTCCCGAGGGCCTGGGCACCTCCAGCCAGCGGGCCCTGGCGGCAGGGTCTGGGGCACACACGGCCCTCGGCGGGGGCACAGCTGCTGGGCCCTCGGCACGCAGGTGGACAGCCTGCCACGGCCACCCCTGCCCACCGGCTCTCCCGTTCCTTGAAAATACGACACCACAAACGCCACCCGGCTGCCCGCAGGGTCTTTCCGGGGCCGTGCCGTGCCCAGTTGCACACACCGCCAGTCTGgtcagcagactccctgcacgTGGCCACACAGGCTCCTCTCGACACCGGCTTCACTGACCCAACATTGGGatgtttcttatttgtaaaacaacTTTATAGTTTGGGAAAGCACAGGGAGCACAGAGGGACCGTGACAAGGGCCGAGGCGGCCACGCACGCTGGCAGCTGGCTGACCCAGACGCCGCAGTCCCAGCCCCATGTCCTCCCACGTGGAGCCGTGGCCACCGAGCAGCTGAGCAGAGGCCGAGTTCGTGACAGTTCTCCACACACTCGGAGCATCACGTGAACCACGACTATGTAGAGCAAGAGGCAGTCCGGCGGGCGGTGGGCCTCACGGCAGCCCGTGTCACCTCGGGGCCACGCTCCCCGGCCGGCCGCTGCACCATCTGAGTCCTGGTGAGCTCGGTCACCCCGGCAAGTTTAAGATGCGGGCTGGCAAAGGCACAGGCCGTCCAGACCCCCGCCACCGCGGGACCTCTGACTCGGCACCCACGTGGTCCCCGCGTGGTAGGGGGAGGAGACCTGCCGACCAGGAGGACCGTGGCGGCTAGTGGCTACTCAGGACTCCTCCCGGGCCCCGGCCAGCTGCTTCACCTGGCGGCCGTGGACCACCCGCAACGCGCCCCCCGCGGCCTGGTGCAGCTGGGTCTCCAGGGCGCTGCGGAGGTCATTGACCTGCACATCTGGCAGAGGGTTAAAGCTGATGATGACCCTGTCCCTTGGGGCCGGGtccccccctgccccaggagccaCATCCCGCCGCCTCCTCCTCAGGTCAGAACCGGCCTGGACTTTCAGGTCTCGGTTGGATTTGGCATGGTCTGGCTTCTGAGCCCCAGGGACGGCTGGTTTGGGCCCAAGGTCAGGGTCCGGCCTCTGCTCAGGCTCTTGGACGGCAGGGTCTACCCCCAGAGCAGGCACACGGTCCCCGCCAACGGCCTCCTTTCTGCCCTCCAGGTGACCGCCCTGCTGCCCAGCCTGGCCCCCGGCAGAAACAGCCCGGTGTGCCAGCTGACCGGTCTcggcctgggccccaggggctgCTCCTCCCGACCTGCTGGACAGGCCTGCAGGTCCCCGGTCTCGGCTCACTGGCTGGGGCTTCGCGGGAAGGTCCCCAGTCTCTCTTGCTCCCAAGACCTCTGCCTCCTGAACGTTGGCACCAGTGGCTCCCACCTCTTTTCTGGATCGTCTCCTTTCGTGGGAGCCTCTGCCAAGAGCGTCCTGACCCGGTTCCGGGACCTCGGCAGCAACAAGCTTCTCTGGGCTCCTGGGCACCTCGGCAGGGCCTGGCTCAGGCACCCGCTCCTGCACGCCAGCGTCGGCGGCTTCGGGCACAGCGCCCTGCCGGCCTTCCCTCGGCTCAGCCTGGGCTGCCCGGGGCTCC
This window harbors:
- the NDUFAF8 gene encoding NADH dehydrogenase [ubiquinone] 1 alpha subcomplex assembly factor 8 isoform X1; the encoded protein is MSGNGAVWGRVRGRLRAFPGRLAACGAEAAAYGRCVQASTAPGGRLAKDLCAPEFEALRRCFAAASSPGDSPLWGCGLEEAPWKDQTRSLHTGLSVAPFVAKKTLRGGL
- the NDUFAF8 gene encoding NADH dehydrogenase [ubiquinone] 1 alpha subcomplex assembly factor 8 isoform X2, with translation MSGNGAVWGRVRGRLRAFPGRLAACGAEAAAYGRCVQASTAPGGRLAKDLCAPEFEALRRCFAAAAKKTLRGGL